In a single window of the Catenulispora sp. GP43 genome:
- a CDS encoding nuclear transport factor 2 family protein: MHPFRAAVEARDTAAIEAMLAENVVFTSPVAFKPYPGKAITAAILRGVLRVFEDFQYVREIAGADGRDHALVFTATVNGKQVNGCDFLHFDEDGRIDDFMVMVRPLSGAQALAEAMGAQFEQISAEAMGG; this comes from the coding sequence ATGCACCCGTTCCGCGCAGCGGTGGAAGCCCGCGACACGGCCGCGATCGAGGCGATGCTCGCCGAGAACGTCGTGTTCACGAGCCCCGTCGCCTTCAAGCCGTACCCGGGCAAGGCCATCACCGCGGCGATCCTGCGCGGCGTGCTCCGGGTCTTCGAGGATTTCCAGTACGTGCGCGAGATCGCCGGCGCCGACGGCCGGGACCACGCGCTGGTGTTCACCGCCACCGTGAACGGCAAGCAGGTCAACGGCTGCGACTTCCTGCACTTCGACGAGGACGGCCGCATCGACGACTTCATGGTCATGGTCCGGCCGCTGTCCGGCGCGCAGGCGCTCGCTGAGGCGATGGGTGCGCAGTTCGAGCAGATCAGCGCGGAGGCGATGGGCGGCTGA
- a CDS encoding phosphotriesterase — MEPSQAVCRTVRGDVDPGALGRVLSHEHLLSLLVGPGALGRDADAAEFDDAQVEAAVTALSGLRELGFGTVVDLSPYGDVGRDAHGASVALLPRIAEAAGLHIVSGTATYREEFSPEWVKQTGIDELVRRFVADATTGIGTGTGIGGSGVRAGILGEQPTSEGRITEHEERGLRAAARAHHLTGLAISTHTTHGTMALEQIDLLEDERVPLDRVVIGHMDNHPDLDYVRRVLDRGVTVGFDSIGKQLWDVRRPPLPDQHPDGPYTKAAIKQSDRTRAHRLAALVAEGYADQIVLSQDLTGGQMWLNPATHGRHGYSYLGRVFLRQLEESGVGGEAVDRMLIANPARLLSVPAR; from the coding sequence ATGGAACCGAGTCAGGCTGTGTGCCGCACGGTACGAGGCGATGTCGACCCCGGGGCGCTCGGCCGCGTCCTGTCCCACGAGCACCTGCTCTCGCTGCTCGTGGGGCCGGGGGCGCTGGGCCGGGACGCCGACGCCGCCGAATTCGACGACGCGCAGGTCGAAGCCGCCGTCACAGCCCTGAGCGGCCTGCGCGAGCTGGGATTCGGGACGGTCGTCGACCTGAGCCCGTACGGCGACGTGGGCCGCGACGCGCACGGCGCCAGCGTCGCGCTCCTGCCGCGCATCGCCGAGGCCGCCGGGCTCCACATCGTCTCGGGCACGGCCACCTACCGCGAGGAGTTCAGCCCCGAGTGGGTCAAGCAGACCGGCATCGACGAGCTCGTCCGGCGCTTCGTCGCCGACGCCACCACCGGCATCGGCACCGGCACCGGCATCGGCGGCAGCGGGGTGCGGGCCGGCATCCTCGGCGAGCAGCCGACCAGCGAGGGCCGCATCACCGAGCACGAGGAGCGCGGCCTGCGCGCGGCGGCCCGCGCGCACCACCTGACCGGCCTGGCGATCAGCACCCACACGACCCACGGCACCATGGCCCTGGAGCAGATCGACCTCCTGGAGGACGAACGCGTCCCCCTGGACCGCGTGGTCATCGGGCACATGGACAACCATCCCGACCTCGACTACGTCCGCCGCGTCCTGGACCGCGGGGTCACCGTGGGCTTCGACTCCATCGGCAAGCAGCTCTGGGACGTCCGGCGTCCGCCGCTGCCCGATCAGCATCCTGACGGCCCCTACACCAAGGCGGCGATCAAGCAGTCCGACCGCACCCGGGCCCACCGCCTGGCCGCGCTCGTCGCCGAGGGGTACGCCGACCAGATCGTGCTGTCCCAGGACCTGACCGGCGGCCAGATGTGGCTCAACCCCGCGACCCACGGCCGGCACGGCTACAGCTACCTCGGGCGCGTGTTCCTTCGGCAGCTCGAGGAGTCCGGGGTCGGCGGCGAGGCCGTCGACAGGATGCTGATCGCCAATCCCGCGCGGTTGTTGTCCGTCCCCGCTCGGTGA
- a CDS encoding NAD(+) synthase: protein MNFWSIYQHGFARVAACTGHTVIADPRANAQAVLRLARRCSDEGVAVAVFPELCLTGYSIEDLLLQDPVLDEVEAAVAELAAASAELLPVLVFGAPLRHRHRIYNCAVVVHRGRILGIVPKSYPPNYREFYERRQIASGEDERGGSIRVAGQAVPFGVDLLFDAEDVPGLVLHAEICEDMWVPVPPSAQAALAGATVLVNLSGSPITVGRAEDRKLLCRSASARCLAAYVYAAAGLGESSTDLSWDGQTMIYENGTLLAESERFPLGDSLAVADVDLDLLRQERARMGTFDDNRRANAGTTGGFRQVEFLLDPPGTDLGLRREVERFPFVPSDPDRLALDCYEAYNIQVSALQQRLASIGGPKVVIGVSGGLDSTHALIVAARAMDRAGRPRTDILAYTMPGFATGEHTKGNAHKLMSSLGVTAAELDITDTARLMLKEMGHPFASGEPVYDVTFENVQAGLRTDYLFRLANQRGGIVLGTGDLSELALGWCTYGVGDQMSHYNVNSGVPKTLIQHLIRWVVGSGQFDEQTGETLMAILDTEISPELVPGEELQSTEDKIGPYALHDFTLYHVLRHGFRPSKTAFLAWHAWHDAETGDWPPNFPPAKRVAYDLDQIRHWLEYFLRRYFAFAQFKRSAMPNGPKVLAGGSLSPRGDWRAPSDGTADAWLRDLARIGEPGEPGGR from the coding sequence TTGAACTTCTGGTCCATCTACCAGCACGGGTTCGCGCGCGTCGCCGCCTGCACGGGCCACACGGTCATCGCCGACCCGCGGGCCAACGCCCAGGCGGTCCTGCGTCTGGCGCGCCGTTGCTCCGACGAGGGGGTCGCGGTCGCGGTCTTCCCGGAGCTGTGCCTGACCGGCTATTCGATCGAGGACCTGCTGTTGCAGGACCCGGTGCTCGACGAGGTCGAGGCGGCGGTGGCCGAGCTCGCCGCGGCCTCGGCCGAGCTGCTGCCGGTGCTCGTGTTCGGCGCGCCGCTGCGCCACCGGCACCGGATCTACAACTGCGCGGTGGTCGTGCACCGCGGCCGGATCCTGGGCATCGTGCCGAAGTCCTACCCGCCGAACTACCGCGAGTTCTACGAGCGGCGGCAGATCGCCTCCGGCGAGGACGAGCGCGGCGGGAGCATCCGGGTCGCCGGCCAGGCCGTGCCGTTCGGCGTGGACCTGCTCTTCGACGCCGAGGACGTGCCGGGGCTGGTGCTGCACGCCGAGATCTGCGAGGACATGTGGGTCCCGGTCCCGCCGAGTGCGCAGGCCGCGCTGGCCGGGGCCACGGTGCTGGTGAACCTCTCGGGCAGCCCGATCACCGTGGGCCGCGCCGAGGATCGCAAACTGCTGTGCCGCTCGGCGTCCGCGCGCTGCCTGGCCGCCTACGTCTACGCCGCCGCCGGGCTCGGCGAGTCGAGCACGGACCTGTCGTGGGACGGCCAGACCATGATCTACGAGAACGGCACGCTGCTGGCCGAGTCCGAGCGCTTCCCGCTCGGGGACTCGCTGGCCGTCGCCGACGTGGACCTGGACCTGCTGCGGCAGGAGCGGGCGCGGATGGGGACGTTCGACGACAACCGCCGCGCCAACGCCGGGACCACCGGCGGCTTCCGGCAGGTCGAGTTCCTGCTCGACCCGCCGGGCACCGACCTGGGGCTGCGCCGCGAGGTCGAGCGGTTCCCGTTCGTGCCCTCGGACCCCGACCGGCTGGCGCTGGACTGCTACGAGGCCTACAACATCCAGGTCTCGGCCCTGCAGCAGCGCCTGGCCTCCATCGGCGGCCCCAAGGTGGTGATCGGCGTCTCCGGCGGCCTGGACTCCACGCACGCGCTGATCGTCGCCGCCCGGGCCATGGACCGCGCCGGCCGCCCGCGCACCGACATCCTGGCCTACACCATGCCCGGCTTCGCCACCGGCGAGCACACCAAGGGCAACGCCCACAAGCTGATGAGCTCCCTGGGCGTCACCGCCGCAGAGCTCGACATCACCGACACCGCGCGGCTGATGCTCAAGGAGATGGGACACCCCTTCGCCTCGGGCGAGCCGGTGTACGACGTCACCTTCGAGAACGTCCAGGCCGGTCTGCGCACCGACTACCTGTTCCGGCTGGCGAACCAGCGCGGCGGCATCGTGCTCGGCACCGGCGACCTGTCGGAGCTGGCGCTGGGCTGGTGCACCTACGGCGTCGGCGACCAGATGAGCCACTACAACGTGAACTCCGGCGTCCCCAAGACCCTGATCCAGCACCTGATCCGCTGGGTGGTCGGCAGCGGCCAGTTCGACGAGCAGACCGGCGAGACGCTGATGGCGATCCTGGACACCGAGATCAGCCCCGAGCTGGTGCCCGGCGAGGAACTGCAGTCCACCGAGGACAAGATCGGCCCCTACGCGCTGCACGACTTCACGCTCTACCACGTGCTGCGCCACGGCTTCCGCCCCTCGAAGACCGCCTTCCTGGCCTGGCACGCCTGGCACGACGCCGAAACCGGGGACTGGCCCCCGAACTTCCCGCCGGCCAAGCGCGTCGCCTACGACCTGGACCAGATCCGCCACTGGCTCGAATACTTCCTCCGCCGCTACTTCGCCTTCGCCCAGTTCAAGCGCTCGGCCATGCCGAACGGCCCGAAGGTGCTGGCCGGCGGCTCGCTGTCGCCGCGCGGCGACTGGCGCGCGCCGTCGGACGGCACGGCGGACGCCTGGCTGCGGGATCTGGCGCGGATCGGCGAGCCGGGGGAGCCCGGCGGGCGGTGA
- a CDS encoding GlxA family transcriptional regulator gives MGAPGRQVVIVVFDGVKMLDVAGPAEVFATADRAGARYTLSYVSASGEAVSTSVGMRMPVDGRAADVTAPDTVVVAGGDNLVTAPIPADLIEAVRGLFPRADRVVSICTGSFVLAAAGLLDGRRATTHWQHADLLARAYPKVRVEPDALFVQDGQLFTSAGVSAGIDLSLALVERDHGADLARGVARDLVVYMQRTGGQSQFSAPLRVRPARTVALRDLVDLIAAEPALDHSAAALSARLGVSTRQLTRLFTAELGTTPARFVEQVRIDHAKSLLDGGHGVEGSARESGFGSAETMRRTFVARLGISPAGYRRRFRSTRDAEG, from the coding sequence ATGGGCGCACCCGGGCGGCAGGTGGTGATCGTCGTCTTCGACGGCGTGAAGATGCTCGACGTCGCAGGCCCCGCCGAAGTGTTCGCCACGGCCGATCGCGCCGGTGCCCGGTACACCCTGAGCTACGTCTCGGCCTCCGGCGAGGCGGTCAGTACCTCGGTGGGAATGCGGATGCCCGTCGACGGCCGAGCCGCCGACGTCACCGCGCCGGACACGGTCGTGGTCGCCGGCGGCGACAACCTCGTGACCGCACCGATCCCGGCCGACCTGATCGAGGCGGTGCGCGGCCTGTTCCCGCGTGCGGACCGCGTGGTGTCGATCTGCACCGGCTCCTTCGTCCTGGCCGCCGCCGGGCTGCTCGACGGCCGGCGCGCCACCACGCACTGGCAGCACGCGGACCTGTTGGCGCGCGCCTACCCGAAGGTCCGGGTGGAGCCGGACGCGCTGTTCGTCCAGGACGGCCAGCTGTTCACCTCGGCCGGGGTCTCCGCCGGTATCGATCTGAGCCTGGCGCTGGTGGAGCGCGACCACGGGGCCGATCTGGCCCGCGGCGTGGCCCGCGATCTGGTCGTGTACATGCAGCGGACCGGTGGGCAATCGCAGTTCTCCGCGCCGCTGCGGGTCCGGCCGGCGCGCACGGTCGCGCTGCGCGACCTCGTCGACCTGATCGCCGCCGAGCCGGCGCTGGACCACAGCGCGGCGGCGCTGTCCGCCCGGCTGGGGGTCAGCACCCGGCAGCTCACGCGCCTGTTCACGGCCGAGCTCGGCACCACCCCCGCGCGGTTCGTCGAGCAGGTCCGCATCGATCACGCCAAGTCGCTGCTGGACGGCGGACACGGCGTGGAGGGGAGTGCGCGGGAGTCCGGATTCGGCAGCGCGGAGACCATGCGGCGCACGTTCGTGGCCCGGCTGGGCATCAGCCCCGCGGGCTACCGGCGGCGGTTCCGCAGCACGCGCGACGCGGAAGGCTGA
- a CDS encoding universal stress protein yields the protein MESGVVVGYDQNPPGERALDEAAAEAARREVPLTVVHAQNTARHVAEDGAGRVRRRHPGLRVRARTVAGPAPAVLAEEASGADLLVLGHRGGLRSRSVALRTVARAACPALVVRGPEHRTRGTVLAAVNAGAEASELLGVAFAEAASRGARLKAVSAMESHWTRMFARDAGPAARAEEALERLLGPWPDRYPDVETDHELIEGSPATFLTGATTYADLIVVGVRKRAGRGARVGPIAETLLMHSDCPVVVVPHS from the coding sequence ATGGAATCCGGCGTCGTGGTCGGCTACGACCAGAACCCGCCCGGTGAGCGGGCGCTCGACGAGGCGGCCGCCGAGGCCGCCCGGCGCGAGGTCCCGCTCACCGTCGTCCACGCGCAGAACACCGCGCGCCACGTCGCCGAGGACGGCGCCGGCCGCGTCCGCCGCCGTCATCCCGGCCTGCGGGTGCGGGCGCGGACGGTCGCCGGTCCGGCCCCGGCCGTGCTGGCCGAGGAGGCGTCCGGGGCGGACCTGCTGGTCCTGGGCCATCGCGGCGGCCTGCGTTCCCGCTCGGTGGCGCTGCGCACGGTGGCCCGGGCCGCCTGCCCGGCCCTGGTCGTGCGCGGTCCGGAGCACCGGACCCGGGGGACGGTGCTGGCTGCCGTGAACGCCGGGGCCGAGGCCTCCGAGCTGCTCGGCGTCGCCTTCGCCGAGGCCGCCTCGCGGGGAGCCAGGCTGAAGGCCGTCAGCGCGATGGAGAGCCACTGGACGCGGATGTTCGCCCGCGACGCCGGCCCGGCGGCGCGGGCGGAGGAGGCGCTGGAGCGGCTGCTGGGGCCCTGGCCGGACCGGTACCCGGACGTCGAGACCGACCACGAGCTCATCGAGGGCTCGCCGGCGACGTTCCTCACGGGTGCGACGACCTACGCCGACCTCATAGTCGTCGGGGTCCGCAAGCGTGCGGGGCGCGGCGCGCGGGTCGGCCCGATCGCCGAGACGCTGCTGATGCACTCCGATTGCCCGGTCGTGGTCGTCCCGCACAGCTGA
- a CDS encoding N-acetyltransferase family protein, whose amino-acid sequence MADIVIRKTRPGDGAAHAAVWRDVGEFFAELNPHTFRVPAEEGLAEWFEEGHAEYGGREDMLGLIAEVDGTVVGAIAASLLEPIESAERQVQRDFSRRRLHIDALGILATHRRGGVGTALMQAAEEWGRSHGAEVVLLETESNNPLSMAFYEHRMGFSPEVVIFRKELTE is encoded by the coding sequence ATGGCTGACATCGTGATCAGGAAGACCCGCCCCGGCGATGGTGCGGCCCACGCTGCCGTCTGGCGCGACGTGGGCGAATTCTTCGCCGAGCTCAACCCTCACACCTTCCGTGTGCCGGCCGAGGAGGGACTGGCCGAATGGTTCGAGGAAGGCCACGCCGAATACGGCGGCCGGGAGGACATGCTGGGGCTGATCGCAGAGGTCGACGGCACCGTGGTCGGCGCCATCGCGGCGTCGCTGCTCGAACCGATCGAAAGCGCCGAACGGCAGGTACAACGCGACTTCTCCCGCCGGCGCCTGCACATCGACGCCCTCGGCATCCTGGCCACACACCGGCGCGGCGGGGTCGGAACCGCGTTGATGCAGGCCGCGGAAGAGTGGGGACGCTCCCACGGCGCGGAAGTGGTCCTGCTGGAGACCGAGAGCAACAATCCCTTGTCGATGGCGTTCTATGAGCACCGTATGGGTTTCAGCCCCGAGGTCGTGATCTTCCGCAAGGAGCTCACCGAGTGA
- a CDS encoding GDSL-type esterase/lipase family protein — MTASAASSAPAATGSWTGSWAVSPQSGGASFNQQTLRQIVRTSIGGTSARLQISNVFGGQPLAIADVHIAVRSSGSSIVSGTDRVVTFAGQSSTSVPSGAVAVSDPIAFSVPALSDVAVSVYLPAGTGPSTYHQQGTATNYIAAGDVSGSAGLSNPQTTGSYYFLTNLDVQNATSQGAVVTLGASITDGVASSADSNRRWPNDLAVRLAQTGHQIGVLNQGISGNRLLVDGAGQSALNRFARDVLGQPGVQWVIFSDDPINDLGSTSPPPSSDQLIAGAQQLASLAHQHGVKFLCSTLTPYQGAAYWTQQGETAREAFNAWVRSSGNGCDGVIDQDAATHDPANPSMYLPAYDSGDHLHPNEAGLQAIANAVNLALFGAPAATPVVSFRAHANGMIVTADNAGAAPLIANRTAVGPWESFDLISNPDGSVSLRAHANGDIVTADNAGASPLIANRTAIGPWEEFDLLGDVGGGVSLRAHADGDIVTAENAGASALIANRTAIGGWETFDLIQD, encoded by the coding sequence GTGACAGCCTCGGCCGCCTCATCCGCTCCGGCCGCGACCGGATCGTGGACCGGTAGCTGGGCGGTGTCCCCGCAAAGCGGCGGCGCTTCCTTCAACCAGCAGACGCTGCGGCAGATCGTGCGCACCAGCATCGGTGGGACGTCGGCGCGGTTGCAGATCTCGAACGTGTTCGGCGGGCAGCCGTTGGCGATCGCCGACGTGCACATCGCGGTGCGCTCGTCCGGGTCGTCGATCGTCTCCGGGACCGACCGGGTGGTCACGTTCGCGGGCCAGAGCTCGACGAGCGTCCCGTCCGGCGCCGTGGCGGTCAGCGATCCGATCGCGTTCTCGGTGCCGGCGCTGTCGGACGTCGCGGTCAGCGTCTATCTGCCGGCCGGGACCGGGCCTTCGACCTACCACCAGCAGGGGACGGCGACCAACTACATCGCGGCCGGCGATGTCAGCGGGAGCGCAGGCCTTTCCAATCCGCAGACCACCGGGAGCTACTACTTCCTGACCAACCTCGACGTGCAGAACGCCACGTCGCAGGGTGCTGTGGTGACGCTCGGGGCGTCGATCACCGACGGGGTCGCGTCCTCGGCGGACTCGAATCGGCGCTGGCCGAACGACCTGGCGGTGCGGCTGGCCCAGACCGGGCATCAGATCGGGGTGCTGAACCAGGGGATCAGCGGCAACCGGCTGCTGGTCGACGGGGCCGGGCAGAGCGCGCTCAACCGGTTCGCGCGGGACGTGCTGGGGCAGCCCGGGGTGCAGTGGGTCATCTTCTCCGACGATCCCATCAACGATCTGGGTTCGACCAGTCCGCCGCCGTCCTCCGACCAGCTCATCGCCGGTGCTCAGCAGTTGGCCTCGCTGGCGCACCAGCACGGGGTGAAGTTCCTGTGCTCGACGTTGACCCCGTATCAGGGTGCGGCGTACTGGACGCAGCAGGGGGAGACGGCGCGGGAAGCGTTCAACGCCTGGGTGCGCAGTTCGGGGAACGGGTGCGACGGGGTGATCGACCAGGATGCCGCGACGCATGACCCGGCCAACCCGAGCATGTACCTCCCGGCGTACGACAGCGGCGACCACCTGCACCCGAACGAGGCCGGGCTGCAGGCGATCGCGAACGCGGTGAACCTGGCGTTGTTCGGTGCTCCGGCGGCCACCCCGGTCGTCAGCTTCCGGGCGCATGCCAACGGCATGATCGTGACGGCGGACAACGCGGGGGCCGCGCCGCTCATCGCGAACCGGACGGCGGTGGGGCCGTGGGAGTCGTTCGACCTGATCAGCAATCCCGACGGCAGCGTCAGTCTCCGGGCGCACGCGAACGGCGACATCGTGACCGCGGACAACGCCGGGGCCTCGCCGCTGATCGCCAATCGGACGGCGATCGGCCCCTGGGAGGAGTTCGATCTCCTCGGCGACGTCGGCGGGGGTGTGAGCCTGCGGGCGCATGCCGACGGCGACATCGTGACGGCGGAGAACGCGGGCGCTTCGGCGCTGATCGCGAACCGGACGGCGATCGGGGGTTGGGAGACGTTCGATCTGATTCAGGACTGA